One Perognathus longimembris pacificus isolate PPM17 chromosome 2, ASM2315922v1, whole genome shotgun sequence DNA segment encodes these proteins:
- the LOC125346401 gene encoding KIF-binding protein: protein MATAPWAEIREKFQAALALSRVELHKNPEKEPYKSKYSARALLEEVKALLGPAPEDEDERPLADEGLGAGDHALGPPTEAVEPEGPAAQRAVRLAVLEFHLGVNHIDTEELSAGEEHLVKSLRLLSRYRLSHRCVSLYVQAQNNLGILWSEREEIETARAYLESSEALYNQYMKEIGRPPLDPTEHFLPEEEKLTEQERSKRFEKVYTHNLYYLAQVYQHMEMFEKAAHYCHSTLKRQLEHNAYHPMEWAINAATLSQFYINKLCFMEARHCLSAANVIFGQIGKIPATEDTPEAEGDMPELYHQRKGEIARCWIKYCLTLMQNAQLSMQDNIGELDFDKQSELRALRKKELDEEESIRKKAVQFGTGELCDAISAVEEKVRYLRPLDFEEARELFLLGQHYVSEAKEFFQIDGYVTDHIEVVQDHSALFKVLAFFETDMERRCKMHKRRIAMLEPLTVDLNPQYYLLINRQIQFEIAHAYYDMMDLKVAIADKLRDPDSHIVKKINNLNKSALKYYQLFLDSLRDPNKVFPEHLGEDVLRPAMLAKFRVARLYGKIITADPKKELENLATSLEHYKFIVDYCEKHPEAAQEIEVELELSKEMVSLLPTKMERFRTKMALT from the exons ATGGCTACCGCTCCGTGGGCCGAGATCCGCGAGAAATTCCAGGCGGCCCTGGCCCTGTCGCGGGTGGAATTACATAAAAACCCGGAGAAGGAGCCGTACAAGTCCAAATACAGCGCCCGGGCGCTGCTGGAGGAGGTCAAGGCGCTGCTCGGCCCCGCGCCGGAGGATGAGGACGAGCGGCCTCTGGCCGACGAGGGCTTGGGCGCGGGGGACCACGCCCTGGGGCCGCCTACCGAGGCCGTGGAGCCCGAGGGGCCCGCTGCGCAGCGGGCAGTGCGGCTGGCGGTTCTCGAGTTCCACCTCGGGGTGAACCATATCGACACGGAGGAGCTGTCGGCCGGGGAGGAGCACCTGGTGAAGAGCTTGAGGCTGCTGAGCCGGTACCGGCTCTCGCATCGCTGCGTCTCGCTCTACGTGCAGGCGCAG AATAACCTGGGCATCTTATGGTCTGAAAGGGAAGAAATTGAAACTGCACGGGCTTACCTAGAATCATCAGAAGCTCTGTATAATCAATACATGAAAGAG ATTGGGAGACCTCCTCTTGATCCTACAGAACACTTTCTTCCTGAAGAAGAGAAGCTAACTGAACAGGAGAGATCAAAAAG ATTTGAGAAGGTTTATACTCATAACCTGTATTACCTGGCTCAAGTCTACCAGCATATGGAAATGTTTGAGAAGGCCGCTCACTATTGCCACAGCACACTGAAACGCCAGCTTGAGCACAATGCTTATCATCCTATGGAGTGGGCTATTAATGCTGCTACCTTGTCCCAGTTTTACATCAATAAG CTATGCTTTATGGAAGCCAGACACTGTTTGTCAGCTGCTAATGTTATTTTTGGTCAAATTGGGAAAATTCCAGCCACAGAAGACA CTCCTGAAGCAGAAGGAGATATGCCAGAGCTTTATCATCAGAGGAAAGGGGAGATAGCAAGATGCTGGATCAAGTACTGTCTGACACTCATGCAGAATGCCCAGCTTTCCATGCAG GACAACATAGGCGAGCTTGATTTTGACAAACAGTCTGAACTTCGAGCtttaaggaaaaaagaactaGATGAGGAGGAGAGCATCAGGAAGAAAGCTGTGCAGTTTGGAACAGGGGAGCTATGCGATGCCATTTCCGCAGTGGAGGAGAAAGTGAGGTATTTGAGACCTTTAGACTTTGAAGAAGCCAGAGAACTCTTCTTACTGGGTCAACACTATGTCTCTGAGGCAAAAGAGTTCTTCCAAATCGATGGGTATGTCACTGACCATATTGAAGTTGTCCAAGACCACAGCGCTCTGTTCAAGGTCCTGGCCTTCTTTGAAACTGACATGGAGAGGAGGTGCAAGATGCATAAACGCAGAATAGCTATGCTAGAGCCCCTCACGGTGGACCTGAATCCACAGTATTACCTATTGATCAATAGGCAGATTCAGTTTGAAATTGCACACGCTTATTATGATATGATGGATTTGAAGGTTGCCATTGCTGACAAGTTAAGGGATCCTGATTCAcacattgtaaaaaaaatcaataaccttAATAAGTCAGCCCTGAAGTACTACCAGCTCTTCTTAGACTCCCTGAGGGACCCAAATAAAGTATTTCCTGAGCATCTAGGGGAGGATGTTCTTCGCCCCGCCATGCTTGCTAAGTTTCGCGTTGCTCGTCTCTATGGCAAAATCATCACTGCTGATCCCAAGAAAGAGCTAGAGAATTTGGCAACCTCATTGGAACATTACAAATTTATTGTCGATTACTGTGAAAAGCACCCTGAGGCTGCCCAGGAAATTGAAGTTGAGCTAGAACTTAGTAAAGAGATGGTTAGTCTTCTCCCGACAAAAATGGAGAGATTCAGAACCAAGATGGCTCTGacttaa